The proteins below are encoded in one region of Microscilla marina ATCC 23134:
- a CDS encoding dihydrolipoamide acetyltransferase family protein, producing MALVEMVMPKMGESVMEGTILQWLKAVGDEIEEDEPVLEVATDKVDTEVPATHAGVLKEVLAQEGDVVQVGQTIAIISTDGDAPADAPASQPEAAPATVAAVEQTIAQAQVATANNNGTERLNAPATGRFYSPLVLNIAKTEGIPMTELEYVPGTGSDNRVTKKDILAYVANRQTNGGGVAVQATQPTQVATKPTPVATSGKPAASSKPSAPATVSYSGAHDVIEMDRMRKMIAQRMVDSKRISPHVTTFVEADVTNIVMWRNKVKKEFQQKHGEKITFTPIFIEAIAKTLGDFPLVNSSIEGENIIVKKDINIGMATALPSGNLIVPVIKNADQMNLLGLAKRVNDLANRARNNKLNPDELSGGTYTMSNIGGFGNEMGTPILVQPQVGILAIGAIKKKPVVIETPTGDVIGIRHMMFMSHAYDHRIVDGALGGGFVRRVADYLEAFDVDTVI from the coding sequence ATGGCATTAGTAGAAATGGTTATGCCCAAAATGGGCGAAAGTGTAATGGAAGGTACCATTTTGCAATGGCTCAAGGCTGTGGGCGACGAAATAGAGGAAGATGAGCCTGTACTTGAGGTAGCTACCGATAAAGTAGACACTGAAGTGCCTGCCACCCATGCAGGTGTTTTAAAAGAGGTTTTAGCACAAGAAGGAGATGTTGTACAAGTAGGACAAACTATTGCTATCATCAGCACCGATGGCGACGCTCCGGCAGATGCTCCCGCAAGCCAGCCCGAAGCTGCTCCTGCCACTGTAGCTGCTGTGGAGCAAACCATTGCCCAGGCGCAAGTTGCTACTGCCAATAACAACGGTACCGAACGCCTGAATGCCCCAGCTACTGGTCGGTTTTACTCTCCTTTGGTACTTAATATTGCCAAAACTGAAGGGATTCCTATGACTGAACTGGAATATGTACCTGGCACAGGTTCAGACAATAGGGTCACTAAAAAAGATATTTTAGCCTATGTAGCCAATCGTCAAACCAATGGTGGTGGTGTAGCTGTTCAAGCTACTCAACCAACACAAGTAGCTACTAAACCTACCCCAGTTGCTACTTCTGGCAAACCTGCTGCCAGTAGCAAACCTAGTGCTCCTGCCACGGTGTCTTACAGTGGAGCCCATGACGTAATAGAAATGGACCGTATGCGTAAAATGATTGCGCAACGTATGGTAGACTCTAAGCGAATCTCTCCCCATGTCACTACTTTTGTAGAAGCCGATGTTACCAACATTGTGATGTGGAGAAATAAGGTCAAAAAGGAGTTTCAGCAAAAGCATGGAGAAAAAATCACTTTCACGCCTATTTTTATCGAGGCCATTGCCAAAACCTTGGGCGATTTCCCTTTGGTAAACTCTTCTATAGAAGGTGAAAATATCATTGTAAAGAAAGATATTAACATAGGAATGGCTACCGCTCTACCAAGTGGTAACCTTATAGTACCTGTGATTAAAAATGCTGATCAGATGAACTTATTGGGCTTGGCAAAACGAGTAAATGACCTTGCCAATCGAGCCCGTAATAATAAGCTCAACCCTGATGAACTTTCTGGTGGAACTTATACCATGTCTAATATTGGAGGTTTTGGCAATGAAATGGGTACACCTATTTTAGTGCAGCCACAGGTGGGTATACTAGCCATTGGTGCTATTAAAAAGAAACCTGTAGTGATAGAAACACCTACCGGAGATG